A genome region from Pristis pectinata isolate sPriPec2 chromosome 4, sPriPec2.1.pri, whole genome shotgun sequence includes the following:
- the LOC127569077 gene encoding protocadherin beta-15-like isoform X1: MACLRNNQLRRWAVIYMLLVSVSDVVCEKIRYSIPEELDIGAFVGNIATDLGLDAKYLMERKLQILSESKAQYIDVNKNTGTLFVKEKIDREQLCGQSLSCALTLEAVLENPLKLHRVEIEILDVNDNEPVFQRSEINLEISEMTMVGTSFPLQSAQDPDSGSNGIRSYQLNPNEHFALKFLPGGEQSGIPELVLEKSLDREQKATHQLTLTAFDEGNPQKIGTSRIKITVLDVNDNAPVCEPNVQQIAVAENVPHNTLIAKVTAVDLDEGLNGELIYSLNNDTPEKVRNVFGLDPLIGEIRVIGNVDFEETEIYQISVQVKDRGSHPLLAYCKIMIMVTDVNDNSPEIMVTTMSSNVPENISTDTAIALLRVSDRDSENSADILCRITNGIPFKLNSSLNSFYMLVTHGALDREIVPEYNITVTCTDTGSPPLSSSKTVHVLVTDINDNAPRFTQPSFTMHVRENNAVGDSIGSVSAVDADSNKNSEMTFVILDRLIQGLPASSFVSINDASGVIFAERSFDFEELKQIQLQVQVRDAGFPPLCNNVTVNVIIVDQNDNAPLIVSPMSNKGSVIEEIIPRSADTGYLVTKVTATDADSGQNAELSYQLHQPTDESLFTIAHETGEIWTIRRFVHKDTPRQKIVVVVKDNGSPCLSSTVTISALVQDDTAEKSSRLGSFQIPGLLQYDLKFYLIIAFGSASFVFLVAIIILGIKVQKGRVESNSFCCCWNMSNFSRRDSLHGIQKASVNLQIPRNYSEVYQGETFSKPFRYEICSDPPLNDFMFLKSHGSSAPRISNKNGLRVSDKHIQSSNSTNKDPTEFHEICGNRQWDLEQSSMEGCPSGQNTLAKNQVEPEQRSFLEIHSHAL; encoded by the coding sequence ATGGCATGCTTACGGAACAATCAATTGAGACGATGGGCAGTTATTTATATGTTACTCGTATCTGTTTCGGACGTAGTCTGTGAGAAAATTCGCTACTCAATTCCCGAAGAATTAGACATTGGAGCCTTTGTCGGAAATATTGCCACGGATCTGGGATTAGATGCAAAATATCTAATGGAGCGAAAATTGCAGATATTGTCCGAGAGCAAAGCACAATACATCGATGTGAACAAAAACACTGGAACTTTATTCGTAAAGGAAAAGATAGACCGAGAGCAGCTCTGTGGACAAAGCCTCTCGTGCGCATTGACACTGGAGGCTGTGCTTGAAAATCCGCTCAAGCTTCACCGTGTAGAAATTGAGATTCTCGATGTAAATGACAATGAACCCGTTTTCCAGAGAAGCGAGATAAATCTTGAAATCTCCGAAATGACTATGGTAGGAACGTCATTCCCTCTCCAGAGTGCGCAGGACCCGGACTCGGGGTCCAACGGTATTCGGTCTTACCAACTGAACCCCAACGAGCACTTCGCTTTGAAATTTCTGCCAGGCGGCGAGCAAAGTGGCATCCCGGAACTGGTATTGGAGAAATCCCTAGATAGAGAACAAAAAGCCACTCATCAGTTAACACTGACCGCGTTTGATGAAGGGAATCCGCAAAAGATCGGAACCAGTCGTATTAAAATTACTGTTCTTGATGTGAACGACAATGCTCCAGTTTGCGAACCGAACGTACAACAAATTGCAGTTGCTGAAAACGTTCCCCATAATACCTTGATAGCGAAAGTAACTGCGGTGGATTTGGACGAAGGCTTAAACGGTGAGTTAATATATTCCTTGAACAACGACACTCCTGAAAAGGTGCGGAATGTATTTGGCTTGGATCCCTTAATCGGAGAAATTCGAGTAATTGGTAACGTGGACTTTGAAGAAACAGAAATTTATCAGATTTCAGTGCAGGTCAAGGACAGAGGCTCACATCCATTGTTAGCATATTGTAAAATTATGATAATGGTTACAGATGTTAATGATAACAGTCCTGAAATAATGGTGACGACCATGTCGAGTAATGTTCCTGAGAATATTAGCACGGATACTGCAATAGCTCTTCTCAGAGTTTCGGACCGAGATTCTGAGAATTCTGCGGATATTCTTTGCCGAATTACCAATGGTATTCCCTTTAAGCTTAACAGCTCCTTAAATAGCTTCTACATGTTAGTTACACACGGCGCGTTGGACCGTGAAATTGTGCCAGAATACAATATCACCGTTACATGTACTGATACAGGCTCTCCTCCACTGTCGTCCAGCAAAACTGTCCATGTTCTTGTCACAGATATAAATGACAACGCTCCACGCTTCACTCAGCCTTCTTTCACAATGCACGTCAGAGAAAATAATGCTGTGGGAGATTCGATTGGTTCTGTATCAGCCGTCGACGCAGATTCCAACAAAAATAGCGAAATGACTTTTGTTATTTTGGATAGGTTGATACAGGGCTTGCCTGCATCCAGTTTCGTCTCAATAAACGATGCAAGTGGTGTGATATTTGCTGAAAGATCGTTTGATTTTGAAGAACTTAAACAGATTCAGCTCCAAGTGCAAGTAAGGGATGCTGGATTTCCTCCCCTGTGTAATAACGTTACGGTCAACGTGATCATCGTCGACCAAAATGACAATGCCCCTCTGATCGTCTCACCTATGTCAAATAAAGGCTCCGTAATTGAAGAGATAATACCAAGGTCTGCAGACACGGGTTACTTGGTTACAAAAGTGACAGCCACTGATGCCGATTCTGGACAAAACGCAGAACTTTCCTATCAACTTCATCAGCCCACCGATGAAAGTCTGTTTACGATAGCTCATGAAACAGGAGAAATTTGGACCATTCGTCGCTTTGTACACAAAGATACACCTAGGCAAAAAATTGTAGTTGTGGTGAAGGACAATGGAAGTCCATGCCTTTCATCTACTGTGACCATCAGTGCATTAGTGCAAGACGATACTGCAGAAAAATCATCCAGACTTGGCAGCTTTCAAATCCCTGGTCTGTTGCAATatgatttaaaattttatttaattattgcttTTGGTTCAGCCTCCTTCGTATTCCTTGTGGCGATTATAATCCTTGGCATTAAGGTGCAGAAAGGTAGGGTAGAAAGTAATAGTTTCTGCTGTTGTTGGAACATGTCAAACTTCTCGAGAAGAGATTCGCTTCATGGGATTCAAAAGGCTAGTGTGAATCTTCAAATACCACGCAATTATTCAGAAGTTTATCAAGGAGAGACTTTCTCGAAACCATTTCGCTACGAAATCTGTTCAGATCCACCTCTGAATGATTTCATGTTCTTAAAGTCGCATGGTTCTTCTGCGCCCAGGATAAGTAACAAGAATGGTTTACGTGTCTCTGACAAACATATACAGTCATCAAACTCGACGAACAAGGATCCAACTGAATTCCACGAG
- the LOC127569077 gene encoding protocadherin-10-like isoform X2 — translation MYFTVSVSENIRYTIPEEMEIGAFIGNISKDADINVKHLFTRKFRISSETKKQYLDVNLNTGKLYIKEKIDREELCDRSLPCVLKMEGLIENPLKLYHLEITILDVNDNSPVFQKGKVNIEISEVTPVGATFPLPVAQDADAGSNSVQSYKLSPSEHFTLKLQSDGEQTDIPELILEQPLDREQRTAHRLTLTAFDGGNPRKFGTAQIIITVLDANDNAPVCEKSIYQITTHENVPKDTLIVKVTANDLDEGLNGEVTYSFSDHTPDRVRELFSLNATSGEIRVIGVVDFEEAENYQILVQVKDRGTAQVPVYCKVLLKITDVNDNSPQITTTSTSSIISEHALPDTAVAFFKVTDRDSGNEAAVYCRIAAGTPFKLRNSSNDYYTLVTAGDLDREKMSDYNITIVCTDRGSPPLLAKKTIRVFVSDINDNAPHFTQSSFTLHVKENNVIGDSIGTVRAFDPDYDENAQLSYSILNVVVHSLSVSSLVSINPASGVLVARRSFDFEEIKSFQFLVHVRDAGSPPLSSNVTVNVIIVDQNDNAPVIVSPLPNKGAAVEETIPRSADSGYLVTKVTATDADSGLNAQLSYHLSQPSDGSLFTLATETGELWTIRRFLHKDPSRQKIVIVVRDNGTPSLSSTVTINVSVQDDRTENGSNIGMLGTSVPWKYDLKFYLMIGFGATSLLLLLAIVVLGIKVHKARKDTSSYCCCWNMFFPSRDSTIGIQKASVNIQLPPNYKEMYDNETLRQPFHRDPGEELMTDFMLLKLRGVPAPMINIKTGSCARREHGKISKSTSRNITEFHEICGNRQWDLEQSSMEGCPSGQNTLAKNQVEPEQRSFLEIHSHAL, via the coding sequence ATGTATTTTACAGTTTCAGTTTCTGAGAATATTCGCTATACAATTCCGGAAGAAATGGAGATTGGTGCCTTTATTGGCAATATTTCTAAGGATGCAGACATAAATGTGAAACATTTATTCACGCGTAAGTTTCGGATTTCATCCGAGACTAAAAAACAATATCTAGATGTGAATTTAAATACAGGAAAattgtatataaaagaaaagatagACAGGGAAGAGTTGTGCGATCGAAGCTTGCCCTGCGTGCTTAAAATGGAGGGTTTAATCGAGAATCCACTAAAGCTATATCATTTAGAAATTACGATTCTTGATGTCAATGACAATTCACCCGTGTTCCAGAAGGGGAAAGTTAACATAGAAATATCAGAAGTGACGCCGGTCGGAGCAACTTTCCCACTCCCCGTCGCGCAGGATGCGGACGCTGGAAGCAACAGTGTTCAATCCTACAAACTGAGCCCCAGCGAGCATTTCACTTTGAAATTACAATCAGACGGTGAACAAACTGATATCCCAGAATTGATACTGGAACAACCTTTAGACCGAGAACAGCGAACAGCTCATCGTCTAACACTGACAGCATTTGACGGAGGGAACCCGAGAAAATTCGGAACAGCCCAGATAATAATAACTGTGCTTGATGCAAACGACAATGCTCCGGTCTGCGAAAAGAGCATTTATCAAATCACAACTCACGAGAATGTGCCTAAAGATACCTTGATAGTGAAAGTAACAGCCAATGATTTGGACGAGGGCCTAAATGGTGAGGTAACTTATTCTTTCAGCGATCATACTCCCGATAGAGTGCGAGAATTATTTAGCTTGAATGCAACAAGCGGCGAAATCAGGGTAATTGGTGTTGTGGACTTCGAAGAAGCAGAGAATTACCAGATTTTGGTACAAGTGAAAGACAGAGGTACAGCTCAAGTACCAGTATACTGCAAAGTTTTGTTAAAGATTACTGATGTTAATGATAACAGTCCACAAATTACAACAACTTCTACATCGAGTATTATCTCAGAACACGCTTTACCAGATACTGCAGTAGCTTTTTTCAAAGTTACCGACCGGGATTCTGGAAATGAAGCAGCGGTTTATTGTCGGATTGCAGCCGGTACCCCTTTTAAATTGAGAAACTCTTCTAATGATTACTACACTTTAGTCACTGCCGGCGATCTCGACCGGGAAAAGATGTCAGACTACAACATTACTATTGTCTGTACTGATCGCGGCTCTCCACCGCTCTTGGCAAAGAAAACTATTAGAGTTTTCGTCTCAGATATAAATGACAATGCGCCACACTTTACGCAATCTTCGTTTACCCTGCATGTGAAAGAAAACAATGTTATTGGCGATTCTATAGGTACTGTTCGAGCCTTTGATCCCGATTATGATGAAAATGCCCAGTTATCTTATTCGATTTTAAATGTGGTTGTGCATAGTTTGTCCGTATCGTCACTCGTCTCTATAAACCCAGCAAGTGGAGTGCTGGTTGCACGTCGATCGTTTGACTTTGAAGAAATTAAATCATTTCAATTCCTAGTGCATGTAAGGGATGCTGGGTCACCACCGTTGAGTAGTAATGTAACAGTGAATGTGATTATCGTGGATCAGAATGATAATGCCCCCGTAATAGTCTCACCTCTACCAAATAAAGGCGCCGCGGTAGAAGAAACAATACCAAGATCTGCAGATTCGGGTTACTTGGTTACAAAAGTGACGGCCACAGATGCTGATTCGGGTTTAAATGCACAACTTTCCTATCACCTCAGTCAGCCCTCTGATGGAAGTCTATTTACGTTGGCTACCGAAACAGGGGAACTTTGGACAATTCGCCGCTTTTTACATAAAGATCCTTCCAGACAAAAAATCGTAATTGTCGTACGGGACAATGGCACGCCATCACTTTCATCCACAGTGACCATCAATGTATCAGTGCAGGATGACAGGACAGAAAATGGATCTAATATTGGCATGTTGGGGACCTCTGTCCCATGGAAGTATGATTTGAAATTTTACTTAATGATTGGTTTTGGCGCCACGTCCTTGCTACTACTTTTGGCTATTGTAGTTCTTGGTATTAAGGTGCACAAAGCCAGAAAGGATACCAGTTCTTACTGCTGCTGTTGGAACATGTTTTTTCCGTCGAGGGATTCAACGATTGGAATTCAAAAGGCGAGTGTAAATATTCAACTACCGCCCAATTATAAGGAGATGTATGATAATGAGACACTTCGACAACCATTTCACCGTGATCCTGGAGAAGAGTTAATGACTGATTTCATGTTATTAAAGTTACGTGGTGTGCCCGCGCCCATGATTAATATCAAGACTGGTTCATGCGCCAGGCGAGAACATGGAAAGATATCGAAATCCACGAGCAGGAATATCACAGAATTTCACGAG